A window of Carassius carassius chromosome 44, fCarCar2.1, whole genome shotgun sequence contains these coding sequences:
- the plppr3b gene encoding phospholipid phosphatase-related protein type 3, translating to MMTAREKIKKKPPKDSLTLLPCFYFVELPIVASSMVSLYFLELTDVLQPAQVGFRCHDRSLSMPYVDSGDELIPLLMLLSLAFAGPAASIMIGEGLLYCMQSKLKVRPGIEGSINAGGCNFNSFLRRTVRFVGVHVFGLCATALVTDVIQLATGYHTPFFLTVCKPNYTVPGVSCDKNPYITKDICSGQDQHAILSARKTFPSQHATLSSFAAVYISMYFNSTISDSTKLLKPVLVFAFAIAAALTGLTQITQYRSHPIDVYVGFCIGAGIAAYLAFHAVANFKSPEDTVIQQPPPLQKDALRALAQRGHDSVYNKGHASESNEEITSPACLDGLNRPVQREKTSLGSLKRASVDVELLAPRSPMGKETMVTFSNTLPRATAPEEPMRRLVTVPVPVPLDPMRSHQLVSEWKQKSMEMRGGSLPDEDTSDQGSDGGNDTTTEEDSAHSSVYSSVQPSAKPANQPAGARVVMPPRPPAQPSVPPPVSPKSASTRAKWLSITEKSGANIPVHKAGNQPRIMQVIAMSKQQGLLSGSAKSSETSSSSGTSSITGTESSPNRSERDNGSGIITVDAHAPHHPVVRMTSNPNNPWEWRGSSDGNMAESYELKNLNRDGPRSYRNVRSSSPGSSTNEVDHGPPQPPLPPQLPPVGHTSEGRSLRRKTPLVLLDREGNLNHMEQDNYYKKLQSGRHFKE from the exons ATGATGACTGCACGTGAAAAAATCAAGAAGAAACCGCCCAAAGACAGTCTGACGCTGTTACCATGCTTCTATTTCGTAGAG CTACCCATTGTGGCGTCCTCCATGGTTTCACTGTACTTCCTGGAACTGACGGATGTGCTCCAGCCGGCGCAGGTGGGATTCCGCTGCCATGACCGCTCACTCAGCATGCCGTACGTGGACAGCGGCGATGAGCTCATCCCTCTGCTCATGCTCCTGAGTCTGGCGTTCGCCGGCCCTGCTGCCTCT ATCATGATCGGTGAAGGTCTGCTGTATTGTATGCAATCCAAACTGAAGGTCCGTCCAGGGATTGAAGGAAGCATAAATGCTGGTGGATGTAATTTTAACTCTTTCCTGCGGAGAACCGTTCGTTTTGTCG GGGTTCATGTGTTCGGTCTTTGTGCAACAGCACTGGTTACGGATGTCATCCAACTGGCCACTGGCTACCACACACCATTCTTTCTCACAGTGTGCAAACCCAATTATACTGTCCCAGGTGTGTCCTGTGACAAGAACCCTTACATCACCAAAGACATTTGCTCTGGCCAGGATCAGCATGCTATCCTGTCTGCAAG GAAAACCTTCCCTTCCCAGCATGCAACCCTCTCTTCCTTTGCTGCTGTTTATATTTCA ATGTACTTCAACTCAACAATCTCTGATAGCACCAAGCTGCTCAAACCCGTTCTGGTGTTTGCCTTTGCCATTGCGGCTGCATTGACGGGACTCACTCAGATCACCCAGTACCGCAGTCACCCGATCGATGTTTACGTTGGGTTCTGCATTGGCGCTGGTATTGCAGCATACTTG GCTTTCCATGCTGTTGCCAACTTCAAATCTCCAGAGGACACTGTCATCCAGCAACCTCCTCCTCTGCAGAAGGATGCTTTGAGAGCTCTGGCCCAGAGAGGCCACGACTCTGTCTATAATAAAGGCCACGCCTCTGAGAGCAATGAGGAAATAACATCCCCAGCATGTCTAGATGGGCTGAACCGGCCTGTACAGCGGGAGAAAACCTCATTGGGAAGCTTAAAGAGAGCCAGCGTGGATGTGGAGCTACTGGCACCCCGCAGCCCAATGGGTAAGGAGACCATGGTAACCTTCAGCAACACATTACCCCGTGCTACAGCTCCAGAGGAGCCAATGAGGCGTCTGGTGACAGTACCTGTTCCAGTACCACTGGACCCCATGCGGTCACATCAATTAGTGTCTGAATGGAAGCAAAAGTCAATGGAGATGCGAGGTGGCAGCTTGCCTGACGAGGACACCAGCGATCAGGGCTCAGATGGCGGCAACGACACGACCACAGAGGAGGATAGTGCCCACTCTTCAGTCTATTCATCTGTTCAACCGTCAGCCAAACCGGCTAACCAACCTGCAGGGGCAAGGGTAGTGATGCCCCCTCGCCCCCCAGCACAGCCCTCGGTCCCTCCGCCTGTGTCCCCTAAAAGTGCCAGCACTCGGGCCAAATGGTTGTCCATCACAGAGAAAAGTGGTGCTAATATTCCAGTTCATAAGGCAGGAAATCAGCCTCGGATCATGCAGGTTATTGCCATGTCAAAGCAACAGGGACTCCTGTCTGGATCGGCCAAATCCTCAGAGACCTCGTCCTCTTCTGGTACCTCATCCATCACGGGCACAGAATCATCGCCTAATCGTTCAGAACGTGACAACGGTTCAGGCATCATCACAGTTGATGCCCACGCCCCCCACCACCCCGTAGTCCGTATGACCTCCAACCCCAATAACCCCTGGGAGTGGAGGGGATCTTCTGATGGAAACATGGCAGAGTCGTATGAGCTAAAAAACCTCAACCGCGATGGGCCCCGCAGTTACCGCAATGTGAGGAGCAGTTCTCCTGGTTCCTCCACCAATGAGGTTGACCATGGGCCGCCCCAGCCACCACTTCCCCCTCAACTCCCCCCCGTGGGTCACACCTCAGAGGGTCGCAGTCTGCGCCGCAAGACCCCTCTAGTTCTACTGGATAGGGAGGGCAATCTGAACCACATGGAACAGGACAACTACTACAAAAAGTTACAAAGTGGCAGGCATTTCAAAGAGTGA